The Geotoga petraea region AACATTTGATAAAAAACTCTCTTTTGAAGATGAAGGTGTAGAGTTCATATACGCTCCAGGTCACACTTCTGGACATGCAATTTGTTATGACAAAAAAGAAAAAATAGTTTTTGTTGGTGATTTGGTTGAAGAACCAATCCCAATGTTGTTGGATAAAGACTTAGATGCATTTAGAAACTCTTTAGAGTACATTTTAACAATGAATGCGAATACCTATGTAACCACACATTCTTATATAGCTTCTGAAGAAATGGTCAATGTGAATCTACAATATGTAAAAGCGGTAATAGACAATAAAAAAACCCCAGAAAAAATATTAAAAAATTATCCAGATATTGAAACATTAGACAAGTTCAACAGAAATAATGTGATGATATTGAAATATGAAAATATTTTGAAAAATTCCAATAACAACTTTGATGGTGATAGATTTAGAGAAGAATTATACAAAGAAATGAAAATAGATAAATCTAAATACGATAGCACAGTAGAAATGATAGCTTCTATAGATAAAGACAAGTTAGAGAAAAAATTAAAAGAAAAGGTATAAAAAATCTACATTTTTAGCTTTCAATGGCTATACATAAATAATAAAAAAAGAAGGGAATTTATCCCTTCTTTTTTATACTTTAACGTATTTTTTTATATTAGATTCAGAATCAATTTTAGCTTCTATTAAAGATTTTTTACTTGTCATAATAGTTGTAACACCCGGGCCATGGCCCGCTTTTATACAATTGGAATGTACAATAACCCCTATAGAAACAGCACCTTTCAAATAAGTCCTACCATAAGAATTATCATGGTTTTCTATCATTACTAAATCACCGAAATTCAATTTATCTATACCAAGCCTTTTTATCTCTTCTTCATCAGAAGTCATAATGTCATAATCTCCGTTATAAGCACTAGCGCTTCCAACACCTGATCCCATTAAATGTGCAGGCACTTTACAAGCTACAGGAACAATTAATTTACCATCTTTTTCTTCTATTGGGATATTTTCAAATAAACCCGGATCTACATTCATGACTTTTATTTCAGGGTAGTAATCTGTCAAACGCAGTCCTTGACCAAAAGATCTAACTAATATCTTATCATCAATAGCCATCAAAAACATTTCTTCTTTATCAAAGTCAATTAAAGTATGTTCAATTCCACCATGGGAACCAGTTACAAAACCTTCTGCCCCTTTTGCCTCTCCTGAAACCACAATTGCTTTATTACCTATACAAGCCAAATTCATCAGAGCATCATTTTCTATTTTTTCTTCATTTCTTATTGAGACACCTGGCTCTACGTGGTCTCCTACTAAATCAAAAGCAGAATCTCCAACTCTAAAATTATAAGTTATGCCCCCTGTTGCAGGTAACATCATAGGTTCTCCATCATTGTTTACCCTATAATTCTTCCCCATTGGGTGATGAATCTTACCTTGAACAGATTGCATAACTAATTTTTCTTTGTTAGTTTTTAACATTCACATTCCCCCTTAAACAATAGTCATATAAATTAAATCATAAAATAATAAGGAATGCAAACTAAAATCAAACTATCGGTTGTATATTTTCTTCAGTAAAATCATCATCCAAAATATTCTTCATTATTTCAAATCCATTAGTGATCTGTTCTAAAGAAGTATCAGAAAAACTAATTCTGAAGGTGTTGTTCAAATTTTTATTTTCAGTATTAAAATACTTTTCTGGTAATAAAGAAACACCATTTATTCTACATTTATAAATAAAGTTATCAAAATTATGATTTTTTAATTTTAACCAGAAATAAACCCCACCTTTTGGTATAAAAACCATCTCGAAATATTTAGAATATTTTTCTATTAATTTCTTAGTGTGTAGAAATCTTTTTTTGAAAAGATCGTTTATTTTGTTTATATGTTTATCGTAGTCTCCATTTTTCAAATAAAGGTCAAAAGCCCTTTGGTTCAAACCAGAAGTAGAAATGTCAGAGGAATATTTTGTAGATATAATTTTTGTAGATAAAGATTTTGGGAAAACCATATATCCTAGTCTGAGCCCTGGCATAAAGATTTTTGAATAGCTTTTGATATAAATAACTTTATTATTCTTATCCAAGGATTTAAGGGATACAACATCTTCATTAAAATAGTTTAATTCAGAGATACAATCATCTTCAACAATGAAAAAATCATAGTTAACTGACATATCTATTAATCTTTTTTTACTCTCTAAATCCATAATCATTCCAGTAGGGTTCTGAAAATTTGGCATACAATAGAGAAAATTAATTTTATCTTTTTGTAAAAAATTTTCTAGTTCATCCAGGTCAATTCCATTTTTGGTTATATTAAAACTATGAATTTTTGCTTTTCTTTCTTTAAAAGAAGCGAGAGCACCAGAATAAGAAGGAGTTTCAATAGCAATATTATCTCCTTCATTAATAAAAATTTTTGAAATAATATCTATAGCCTGTTGTGCGCCAGAAACTATTTGAATATCTTTATATGAACTATTCATATTTT contains the following coding sequences:
- a CDS encoding DUF4438 domain-containing protein, with the protein product MLKTNKEKLVMQSVQGKIHHPMGKNYRVNNDGEPMMLPATGGITYNFRVGDSAFDLVGDHVEPGVSIRNEEKIENDALMNLACIGNKAIVVSGEAKGAEGFVTGSHGGIEHTLIDFDKEEMFLMAIDDKILVRSFGQGLRLTDYYPEIKVMNVDPGLFENIPIEEKDGKLIVPVACKVPAHLMGSGVGSASAYNGDYDIMTSDEEEIKRLGIDKLNFGDLVMIENHDNSYGRTYLKGAVSIGVIVHSNCIKAGHGPGVTTIMTSKKSLIEAKIDSESNIKKYVKV
- a CDS encoding PLP-dependent aminotransferase family protein; amino-acid sequence: MNLNLSRKSKTPLYLQVYRSLKQKILKNDLKENTRLPAVRTLADENSLNPSTVVKAYEKLKEEKLIYKKVGSGSYVSSAKNIKIHEDYDDYVNDKIDSTQMNVKNNINFASATPSHDLFPIEDFKNAINHVLDRDGGKAFDYQNTQGYISLRKHISDFLITKNMNSSYKDIQIVSGAQQAIDIISKIFINEGDNIAIETPSYSGALASFKERKAKIHSFNITKNGIDLDELENFLQKDKINFLYCMPNFQNPTGMIMDLESKKRLIDMSVNYDFFIVEDDCISELNYFNEDVVSLKSLDKNNKVIYIKSYSKIFMPGLRLGYMVFPKSLSTKIISTKYSSDISTSGLNQRAFDLYLKNGDYDKHINKINDLFKKRFLHTKKLIEKYSKYFEMVFIPKGGVYFWLKLKNHNFDNFIYKCRINGVSLLPEKYFNTENKNLNNTFRISFSDTSLEQITNGFEIMKNILDDDFTEENIQPIV
- a CDS encoding MBL fold metallo-hydrolase, with the translated sequence MKVTEIGSRGLMFDFEDGETTLGQTIVYLIKGEKYFFLCDTQTGSKPMSLVKDYIEEELKNKQLIIFNSHYHWDHIWGNDFFEDSIIVSHSKARDNMIENAEKELKENSKFVEGKIKIKYPDITFDKKLSFEDEGVEFIYAPGHTSGHAICYDKKEKIVFVGDLVEEPIPMLLDKDLDAFRNSLEYILTMNANTYVTTHSYIASEEMVNVNLQYVKAVIDNKKTPEKILKNYPDIETLDKFNRNNVMILKYENILKNSNNNFDGDRFREELYKEMKIDKSKYDSTVEMIASIDKDKLEKKLKEKV